In Paenibacillus sp. G2S3, a single window of DNA contains:
- a CDS encoding glycoside hydrolase family 43 protein, translated as MIESSITYNNPILPGFYPDPSITRAGDDYYLVCSSFEYFPGVPIFHSQDLIHWTQIGHVLDRLSQLDIRSCNSSDGIYAPTIRYHDGTFYMITTDVRGKGNFYVTATNPAGPWSDPILIPYGGIDPSLMFDEDGTVYVTTQQGADYDSHVIQYEIDIATGSALTEPVVIWTGDGGPWTEGPHLYRINGLYYIMSASGGTAKEHREIIGRSSSPYGSFERLPHPILTHSRTENPIQYLGHADLIEDQNGDWWAVFLGVRLVESKYTVLGRETFLAPVKWKEDGWPMIDNNEDTVGLEMKVSRVPGSSPTPAYSGRYDFDDDVLPFAMTFLRNPTEASWSLNKRPGWLSLRGQSEGLSEIGQVAFIGRRQQHTSAEWSTLLEFNPSVDGEAAGLCARLDEHAHYEIALSQRNGQRVIAAYLTVDGTTHVAAEVPTTAGRLYLKICAELTEYALYYSLDGQEWIELSTAAAYPLSPQAVKGNGFTGVVIGLYATAHGKVAEVPAYFDWFDYRS; from the coding sequence ATGATAGAGTCTTCAATCACATACAATAACCCAATACTTCCGGGCTTCTATCCCGATCCAAGCATCACACGGGCAGGGGATGACTACTATTTGGTTTGTAGCTCCTTTGAATATTTCCCTGGAGTACCGATATTTCATAGTCAGGATTTGATTCACTGGACACAGATAGGTCATGTACTGGATCGTTTGAGTCAGCTAGATATACGTAGCTGTAACAGCTCTGATGGCATATATGCGCCAACGATCCGGTATCATGACGGTACTTTTTATATGATCACAACCGATGTACGTGGAAAAGGTAATTTCTACGTAACGGCTACGAATCCAGCAGGTCCTTGGTCAGATCCGATCTTGATCCCCTATGGGGGCATTGATCCCTCCTTGATGTTTGATGAGGATGGAACCGTATATGTTACCACACAGCAGGGCGCGGATTATGATTCCCATGTTATTCAATATGAGATTGATATTGCTACGGGGAGCGCATTAACTGAGCCTGTTGTCATCTGGACCGGAGATGGTGGGCCTTGGACGGAAGGGCCGCATTTGTATCGAATAAATGGGCTGTATTATATCATGAGTGCTTCAGGTGGAACGGCTAAGGAGCATCGCGAGATCATTGGCCGCAGCTCCTCTCCGTATGGATCGTTTGAACGATTGCCGCATCCGATATTGACCCACAGCCGTACAGAGAATCCCATTCAGTATTTAGGACATGCCGATTTGATCGAAGATCAGAACGGGGATTGGTGGGCTGTATTTCTTGGAGTAAGACTGGTGGAATCCAAGTACACCGTGCTTGGGCGGGAGACTTTTCTTGCGCCTGTAAAGTGGAAAGAAGATGGGTGGCCCATGATTGATAATAATGAAGATACCGTAGGACTGGAGATGAAGGTCTCTCGAGTACCCGGCTCATCGCCTACACCTGCTTATAGTGGAAGATATGATTTTGATGACGATGTATTGCCGTTCGCAATGACCTTTCTTCGTAATCCCACTGAGGCAAGCTGGTCTCTAAATAAACGCCCGGGCTGGTTATCTCTTCGGGGTCAATCTGAGGGTCTCAGTGAAATCGGACAGGTAGCTTTTATAGGAAGAAGACAGCAGCATACTTCAGCAGAATGGAGCACATTACTGGAGTTTAATCCTAGTGTGGACGGTGAAGCAGCGGGACTGTGTGCTAGATTGGATGAGCATGCACATTATGAAATTGCTCTATCGCAAAGAAATGGACAAAGAGTGATTGCAGCTTATTTAACCGTTGATGGAACAACACATGTGGCGGCTGAGGTTCCGACGACTGCTGGGCGTCTGTATCTGAAAATTTGTGCGGAGCTAACGGAATACGCCTTATATTATTCTTTGGATGGTCAGGAATGGATCGAGCTATCTACAGCGGCAGCGTACCCATTATCTCCTCAAGCTGTAAAAGGAAACGGATTTACAGGTGTTGTTATTGGCCTATATGCGACGGCTCATGGCAAAGTGGCTGAGGTACCTGCCTACTTTGATTGGTTCGATTATCGTTCATAA
- a CDS encoding sugar ABC transporter substrate-binding protein, with translation MEVLYGGKSISKFKLSLIAVVSLSLTLAGCGGNNSSNTAKGENKPAESAAATAAGTDDKKIEPFDVSIFIGEAGQQPTPDNKIYKKIKDETGATFNFEFLAGDINQKLGVMIAGQDYPDVMTGNTKLTGAGAFIPLEDLIEQYAPNLKAHYADYWNMMKDPNDGHIYILPNYGVYNGKVNSSWYSGPAFWIQKAILKEFGYPKVKTLDEYFDLIAKYKEKYPTIDGSPTIGFEILNNDWRNWGLFNAPQHLIGHPNDGGVVVKDGVAEIFADKDYAKQYYQKLNEANAKGLIDKEAFVQNYDQYMAKLSSGTVLGMFDQHWNFNAAEDSLTTQGKIERTYVGLPLVYDTATKDYYRDLAVLNLNNGFGISVNAKDPVKIIKLLDTLIQEDWQKTLSWGIEGEDYIVENGRFMRTQEQRDQAADATWQLANKAKSFMAFAPKIEGSYSDGNATDAAAQPEEYKAGLKPYDKEILDAYGFNSYVDFFSEPPANPVAYPAWSIDLVEGSDAKVANTKLNDTSTKYLPKVILANPNEFDSAWSEYVAQIGKVDVKAYEDKINEQIKWRIEKWSK, from the coding sequence ATGGAGGTGCTTTATGGGGGCAAGTCAATATCAAAGTTCAAACTTAGTCTGATTGCTGTGGTATCCCTAAGTTTAACCCTAGCAGGGTGCGGTGGAAATAACAGCAGTAATACTGCTAAGGGAGAGAACAAACCAGCAGAATCAGCAGCTGCAACTGCTGCTGGAACAGATGACAAGAAGATAGAACCATTTGACGTTAGTATTTTCATAGGTGAGGCGGGTCAACAGCCAACTCCGGACAACAAAATTTACAAGAAAATCAAAGATGAAACAGGTGCCACTTTTAATTTTGAGTTTTTGGCAGGGGATATCAACCAGAAGCTTGGGGTTATGATTGCTGGTCAGGACTATCCGGATGTGATGACAGGCAATACGAAATTGACAGGAGCGGGCGCATTTATTCCGCTTGAAGATCTGATCGAGCAATACGCACCAAATTTGAAAGCGCATTATGCAGATTACTGGAACATGATGAAAGACCCTAATGACGGTCACATCTATATTCTGCCTAACTATGGCGTTTATAACGGTAAAGTAAATAGCTCTTGGTATTCAGGACCTGCGTTCTGGATTCAAAAAGCGATCCTTAAAGAATTTGGTTATCCAAAGGTGAAAACGCTGGATGAGTATTTCGACCTTATTGCCAAATATAAAGAAAAGTACCCAACGATTGATGGAAGTCCAACAATCGGATTTGAAATTCTTAACAATGACTGGAGAAACTGGGGTCTCTTTAATGCTCCTCAGCACTTGATCGGTCATCCGAACGATGGTGGAGTTGTTGTTAAGGATGGTGTAGCAGAGATATTTGCAGATAAAGACTATGCTAAGCAATACTATCAAAAACTTAACGAAGCGAATGCAAAAGGGCTGATTGATAAAGAAGCTTTCGTACAGAACTACGACCAATACATGGCTAAATTGTCCAGTGGTACTGTTCTAGGAATGTTTGATCAGCATTGGAACTTTAATGCTGCAGAAGATTCCCTGACCACACAAGGGAAGATCGAAAGAACATATGTAGGACTTCCACTTGTATATGATACCGCTACGAAAGACTATTACCGTGATCTTGCGGTGCTTAACTTGAATAACGGCTTCGGGATTAGTGTGAATGCCAAAGATCCAGTGAAGATTATCAAGCTTCTAGATACGTTAATTCAAGAAGATTGGCAGAAGACGCTCTCTTGGGGAATTGAAGGAGAAGATTACATCGTTGAGAATGGCAGATTTATGAGAACACAAGAGCAACGCGATCAAGCTGCTGATGCTACATGGCAATTAGCCAATAAAGCAAAATCATTTATGGCCTTCGCACCTAAGATAGAGGGTAGCTATAGTGATGGGAATGCGACAGACGCCGCTGCACAGCCTGAAGAATATAAAGCGGGTCTAAAGCCGTACGACAAAGAAATTCTTGATGCTTACGGATTTAATAGTTATGTGGATTTCTTCAGTGAACCTCCTGCCAATCCTGTAGCTTATCCAGCCTGGTCTATTGACTTGGTGGAAGGGTCTGACGCTAAGGTGGCTAACACCAAGCTTAATGATACCTCTACTAAGTACTTGCCAAAAGTAATATTGGCTAATCCAAACGAATTCGACTCTGCTTGGAGCGAATATGTAGCACAAATCGGCAAAGTTGATGTCAAAGCCTATGAAGATAAAATCAACGAGCAAATTAAATGGAGAATTGAAAAGTGGAGTAAATAA
- a CDS encoding response regulator, whose amino-acid sequence MKYKVLLIDDEPSALEGMQLWIDWQALGFEVCGTSSNGKEGLQLMKQLLPDLVITDVNMPLMNGLEMVAAWQQEETKKIKFAILSGYSEFEYAKTAIRYGINHYLMKPLFEEEAAEELKEIYRELEQETEKRSLNQMATSEEVISLLKNILNEKAEDKSDFTLLTCLSEGQSLWNICLLQTDPTMYTEIREKAVALLTNTESMFLIDLEAYCFGIVYGYPSEFNEGAAIYPAVSPLLNERPKQAMYIAVGASESSLLQIANSYRTAKEALMYYFYNSDHSGFLTYQGTKDSQFSYHYDQIQLMYDLMRPINTLDTKGFKQAVDLASRSFREMRIAPEVVKKIVIHIMYKIVEFTSEASEVQVSSLLTQITIPEMRDSMMKLNDLMRNLLACGEASIEILLKEQSQKSQGIIQEINNYIEEHYRENLTIKKLSEVFFLHPVYLGQLLIKKNGINFNEQLHDLRIKESTRLLQHGKLKNSEIAEKVGYSNYSQFLKQFEKRCI is encoded by the coding sequence ATGAAATACAAAGTATTGTTGATCGATGATGAGCCCAGTGCCCTAGAGGGGATGCAATTATGGATAGACTGGCAGGCGCTTGGCTTTGAGGTGTGTGGAACCTCCAGTAATGGCAAAGAGGGCTTACAGTTAATGAAGCAGCTTCTGCCGGATCTTGTAATTACAGATGTAAATATGCCACTGATGAATGGCCTGGAGATGGTTGCAGCCTGGCAGCAAGAGGAGACTAAGAAGATTAAGTTTGCCATACTCAGCGGTTATAGTGAGTTTGAATATGCTAAGACAGCTATACGCTACGGCATTAATCATTATCTGATGAAGCCGCTTTTCGAAGAAGAGGCGGCAGAAGAATTGAAGGAGATCTATCGGGAATTAGAACAGGAAACAGAGAAGCGAAGCCTAAATCAAATGGCAACCTCAGAGGAAGTTATCTCTCTTCTTAAGAATATTCTGAATGAGAAAGCGGAAGATAAATCGGATTTCACATTACTTACCTGTTTATCGGAAGGCCAAAGCCTTTGGAATATTTGTTTACTACAGACAGACCCGACGATGTATACGGAAATAAGAGAGAAGGCAGTAGCTCTCCTAACGAATACGGAATCGATGTTTCTGATTGATCTGGAGGCCTATTGCTTTGGAATTGTATACGGATATCCTTCGGAGTTTAATGAAGGTGCCGCAATATACCCTGCAGTATCTCCCTTGCTAAATGAACGCCCCAAGCAAGCCATGTATATTGCAGTAGGGGCTAGTGAGAGCTCCTTGCTTCAAATTGCGAATAGTTATCGAACGGCAAAAGAAGCGTTAATGTATTATTTTTACAATTCTGATCATTCGGGGTTTTTGACCTATCAGGGAACCAAGGATAGTCAGTTCAGCTATCACTATGATCAAATTCAATTGATGTATGACTTAATGAGACCTATTAACACACTGGACACAAAAGGATTTAAACAAGCTGTGGACTTGGCCTCTCGTAGTTTTCGTGAGATGCGCATCGCTCCAGAGGTTGTGAAGAAGATCGTTATTCATATTATGTATAAGATTGTTGAATTTACTTCGGAAGCTAGTGAAGTTCAGGTGTCATCCTTGTTAACTCAAATAACAATCCCTGAAATGCGGGACTCGATGATGAAGTTGAACGATTTAATGCGGAATTTACTAGCATGTGGTGAGGCGAGTATTGAAATTCTTCTGAAAGAACAGAGCCAAAAATCACAGGGGATTATACAGGAAATTAACAACTATATTGAAGAGCATTATCGCGAAAACCTTACGATTAAGAAGCTGTCGGAGGTATTCTTCCTACATCCAGTTTATCTAGGGCAATTATTAATTAAGAAGAATGGCATTAATTTTAATGAGCAGCTGCATGACCTCCGGATTAAGGAATCCACACGTTTACTTCAACATGGCAAGCTGAAAAACAGTGAGATCGCTGAGAAAGTAGGCTATTCCAATTATAGTCAGTTCCTCAAACAATTTGAAAAAAGATGCATATGA